A stretch of the SAR86 cluster bacterium genome encodes the following:
- a CDS encoding lysophospholipid acyltransferase family protein — protein MLYILIIKSLEAIPYKVLFYTGKVLALLLYLFPNKHKRISRANLELVFSNKTPSQINSVLKDSLFHSIMNFLETGLVWGKKDYKKNKKFINVENFSEIENSLSSGKGVLLFTPHIGNIEIIINFLGQHTDCTIPYTPPKNKDLDKVITDSRNSAGVKMVETNVGGIKEMLLALNNKKLVAVASDQVPKRGAGISSIFFNNEVYSMNLLPKLQQRTECAAHFMYCERKEKGKGFIIHFHNKIDFSSDDKEGVDKMNNEFEKCIMKLPGQYAWEYKKFKRTKKASIYDI, from the coding sequence TTGCTGTACATACTGATCATCAAAAGCTTAGAGGCAATTCCTTATAAAGTACTATTTTATACAGGTAAGGTTTTGGCCCTTTTACTATACTTATTTCCAAATAAGCATAAGAGAATCTCTAGGGCTAATCTTGAATTAGTCTTTTCTAACAAAACGCCCTCGCAAATTAATTCAGTATTAAAAGATAGCTTGTTTCACAGCATAATGAATTTTCTTGAAACAGGGCTTGTTTGGGGCAAGAAGGATTATAAAAAAAATAAGAAGTTTATAAATGTTGAAAATTTTTCTGAAATTGAAAATTCTTTATCATCAGGTAAAGGTGTTCTTCTCTTTACGCCCCACATCGGTAATATAGAAATTATCATTAATTTTCTTGGTCAGCATACAGATTGTACGATTCCTTATACTCCGCCAAAAAATAAAGACTTGGATAAAGTGATCACTGACTCAAGAAATAGCGCTGGTGTAAAAATGGTAGAGACAAATGTAGGTGGAATAAAAGAAATGCTATTAGCTTTAAATAATAAAAAATTGGTAGCAGTAGCTTCTGATCAAGTACCAAAAAGAGGTGCCGGAATAAGCTCAATATTTTTTAATAATGAAGTCTATTCCATGAATCTTTTACCAAAATTACAACAAAGAACTGAATGCGCTGCGCACTTTATGTATTGTGAAAGAAAAGAAAAAGGGAAAGGATTTATTATTCATTTCCATAACAAAATTGATTTTTCATCAGATGACAAAGAAGGGGTAGATAAAATGAATAACGAGTTTGAAAAATGTATAATGAAACTACCTGGACAATATGCTTGGGAGTATAAGAAATTTAAGAGGACAAAAAAAGCTTCCATATATGATATATAA
- a CDS encoding TrkH family potassium uptake protein yields MLFSGVALFFPAFLAYFLEENEFIYNFGFTGFITFIIGCFLFFLSSEKDGDLRTKDGFIITIYFWTVLGFFGSIPFFLADLEGVSYVDSLFESISGLTTTGATVLVGLDEMPRSLLFYRHLLQWLGGMGIIVLAVAVLPLLGVGGMQLYKAETPGPLKDAKLTPRITQTAKALWFVYVLMTISCSVLYKYFGMSWYDAICHAFSTISIGGFSTHDENFAYFESSSLRWTAIVFMVISGVNFALHYLAWTKKRLFHYFYDSEVKLYLSLLISTAFITYLTLYYSNNIYDEMIVDSVFQAVSIGTTSGFLTSNYSNWPLFVPIMLLIAAFIGACAGSTGGGIKVIRALILLRQGSSEITKLIHPNAVVTIKFGKKSLDPRVSESVWGFFAVYVATFLIILMFLLSQNMDFLSAFSAVGATLNNLGPGLGIVAENYMNISDSSKVVLCMAMLLGRLEIFTMLLLFTPAFWRN; encoded by the coding sequence ATGCTATTTAGCGGAGTTGCTCTTTTTTTTCCGGCGTTTCTCGCTTACTTCTTGGAAGAGAACGAATTTATCTATAACTTTGGTTTTACAGGCTTTATAACTTTTATTATTGGATGTTTTCTTTTTTTCTTGTCTTCAGAAAAGGATGGAGATCTAAGAACAAAAGATGGTTTTATTATAACTATTTATTTCTGGACTGTACTAGGGTTTTTCGGATCAATTCCATTCTTTTTAGCGGATTTAGAAGGAGTTTCATATGTAGATTCACTTTTTGAGTCGATATCAGGCTTAACAACAACAGGGGCGACAGTTTTGGTCGGTTTAGATGAAATGCCAAGGTCGTTACTTTTCTACCGCCATTTACTTCAGTGGCTGGGAGGCATGGGCATTATTGTCCTAGCTGTTGCGGTTCTTCCTTTATTGGGAGTTGGAGGTATGCAACTATACAAAGCTGAAACTCCTGGACCGCTTAAAGATGCGAAGCTTACTCCCAGAATTACTCAAACAGCGAAGGCATTATGGTTTGTTTATGTATTGATGACAATATCATGTTCAGTTTTATATAAATATTTCGGCATGAGTTGGTATGACGCAATATGTCATGCCTTTTCAACCATCTCAATTGGAGGCTTTTCTACACATGATGAGAATTTTGCATATTTTGAGAGCAGCAGCCTAAGATGGACTGCGATTGTGTTTATGGTTATTTCAGGAGTAAATTTTGCTCTCCATTACCTGGCATGGACTAAAAAAAGGCTGTTTCACTATTTTTATGACTCTGAAGTAAAGCTCTATCTATCACTATTAATTAGCACAGCATTTATAACTTATCTTACCCTCTACTATAGCAATAATATATATGATGAAATGATAGTAGATAGTGTGTTTCAAGCAGTCTCTATTGGAACAACTTCTGGTTTTCTGACTTCTAACTATTCTAATTGGCCCTTATTTGTTCCAATCATGCTTCTCATTGCAGCCTTTATAGGAGCTTGTGCAGGTTCTACTGGTGGTGGAATAAAGGTCATAAGAGCCCTTATACTCTTAAGGCAGGGATCAAGCGAAATAACCAAGCTAATACACCCTAATGCAGTTGTGACAATAAAGTTTGGCAAGAAATCATTAGACCCAAGGGTTTCAGAGTCTGTATGGGGATTTTTTGCGGTCTATGTGGCTACTTTTCTAATTATATTAATGTTTCTATTGTCTCAAAACATGGATTTTCTAAGCGCATTCTCAGCAGTAGGAGCTACTTTGAATAATTTAGGTCCTGGACTGGGCATTGTTGCTGAGAATTATATGAATATATCAGATTCCTCCAAAGTAGTACTTTGCATGGCGATGTTATTGGGAAGATTAGAAATATTTACAATGCTTTTGCTATTTACTCCAGCTTTTTGGAGGAATTAA
- the trkA gene encoding Trk system potassium transporter TrkA: protein MKIVILGAGAVGSTLADLLSQENDLTIVDNDPVKLHKLEEEADIKTVLGSASFPNIQVTAGIKEADMVVAVTGSDEINLVSCMISKVLNDSVKTIARVREISYLKGKTKEAMESGQIPVDIHISPEQLITDHIEGLIEVPGSLQVMEFGQGELNLVAVKAVDGGPMIGHEIGDLKKHMPKVDSRVAAIFRDGQSIVPTGQTTISAGDEVFFISKKGEASKVVNEMRKKEDPYKNVIIAGGGKIGSRLAKRIEKNHRVKIIDSDHKRAKRLSEKLEQTIVLEGNVCDKHLLHEENIEGTDVFAAVTNDDEANVMSCLLAKDMGAHKVVALINNPAYVDLVQDKGIDIAIAPSQITIGTFIAEIEGKDVVKVHSLRRGAAEAIEAIAKESPSGKESSIGKELGEISLPEGATIGALIRDSKGKIAHDHVHLRENDHVIVFLTDKSVIKQVKETFSPL, encoded by the coding sequence GTGAAAATAGTCATTTTGGGGGCCGGAGCTGTAGGTAGCACTCTCGCTGATCTGTTGTCTCAGGAAAATGATCTCACCATTGTAGACAATGATCCTGTCAAGCTGCACAAATTAGAAGAAGAAGCAGATATAAAAACAGTCCTTGGCAGTGCATCTTTCCCAAACATTCAGGTTACAGCTGGAATTAAAGAAGCTGACATGGTTGTCGCAGTAACAGGAAGTGATGAGATCAATCTCGTGTCTTGCATGATATCTAAAGTATTGAATGATTCCGTAAAGACCATTGCAAGAGTCAGAGAAATTTCATATCTAAAAGGCAAAACTAAAGAGGCTATGGAATCAGGCCAAATTCCAGTGGATATACACATAAGCCCAGAGCAACTCATTACTGATCATATTGAAGGTCTCATTGAAGTTCCCGGCTCCTTACAGGTCATGGAATTTGGCCAAGGTGAACTAAATTTAGTAGCCGTAAAAGCCGTAGATGGAGGCCCTATGATTGGACACGAAATTGGGGATCTAAAAAAACACATGCCAAAAGTTGATTCAAGAGTGGCTGCCATTTTTCGAGATGGTCAATCAATTGTGCCCACAGGGCAAACAACTATAAGTGCTGGAGATGAAGTGTTTTTCATATCAAAAAAAGGTGAAGCATCAAAGGTTGTAAATGAAATGCGCAAAAAAGAGGATCCATATAAAAATGTCATAATAGCTGGTGGAGGCAAGATAGGCAGTAGACTGGCGAAAAGAATTGAAAAAAATCACAGAGTAAAGATCATTGATTCTGACCACAAGAGAGCAAAAAGATTATCGGAAAAGTTGGAACAAACTATAGTGCTAGAGGGCAATGTTTGCGACAAGCATTTGCTTCATGAAGAAAATATTGAAGGGACCGACGTATTTGCAGCTGTAACGAATGACGACGAAGCAAATGTTATGTCATGTCTTCTAGCAAAAGACATGGGAGCACACAAAGTTGTAGCGCTAATAAACAATCCAGCTTATGTCGATCTTGTTCAAGATAAGGGTATAGATATTGCTATTGCTCCCTCCCAAATAACAATTGGAACTTTTATTGCAGAAATTGAGGGAAAAGATGTAGTAAAGGTACACTCATTACGCCGAGGAGCAGCTGAAGCAATCGAAGCAATAGCTAAAGAATCGCCTTCTGGAAAGGAAAGTAGTATCGGTAAAGAGTTAGGAGAAATTTCCTTACCAGAAGGAGCAACAATTGGCGCTTTAATAAGAGATAGTAAAGGAAAGATAGCTCATGATCACGTACATTTAAGGGAGAACGATCATGTTATCGTATTTTTAACGGACAAATCAGTCATAAAACAAGTCAAGGAAACATTCTCTCCTTTATAG
- the fmt gene encoding methionyl-tRNA formyltransferase translates to MKIIFAGTPEFAARHLEIVLQSEHEVLSVLTQPDRKSGRGKKINFSPVKKTALDNGISIHQPESLGIDKVFSDLKNITPDLILVVAYGLLVPKKILELPKYGCINIHASLLPRWRGASPMEHAIMSGDKNIGISYMEMSEGLDEGPVYEMHECSLKEYDTLHTVEEKFIQLSEKYLVSFLDNLESGSIKHKAQDENKATFSPKIDKKFLQIDWQGDSSIEIIRKINALGSKYGTHSFLGGKRVKIHRARRIESGIKHDPGYISVKDDKLVVFCKDASSILIEQIQMEGKNKVSGKDFIAGYLDLIKKNGNFELTIQ, encoded by the coding sequence ATGAAAATTATTTTTGCAGGAACTCCTGAATTTGCTGCCAGACATTTAGAGATAGTCTTGCAGTCTGAGCATGAAGTCTTGAGTGTTCTGACACAACCAGATAGGAAATCGGGTCGAGGGAAAAAAATAAATTTTAGTCCAGTAAAGAAAACCGCTTTAGACAATGGCATAAGTATCCATCAACCTGAATCTCTTGGAATAGACAAGGTATTTAGTGATTTAAAAAATATAACTCCAGATCTTATATTAGTAGTTGCATATGGACTGCTAGTACCAAAAAAAATATTAGAGTTACCCAAGTATGGCTGCATAAATATTCACGCCTCCCTTCTGCCAAGATGGAGAGGCGCCTCACCAATGGAGCATGCAATTATGTCAGGAGACAAAAATATTGGGATAAGTTACATGGAAATGTCAGAAGGTTTGGATGAAGGTCCAGTTTATGAAATGCATGAATGTTCACTTAAAGAATACGATACACTTCATACAGTTGAAGAAAAGTTTATTCAACTAAGTGAAAAATACTTAGTTTCTTTTTTGGATAATCTCGAATCTGGCTCTATCAAGCATAAAGCTCAAGATGAAAACAAAGCAACATTTTCTCCTAAAATTGATAAGAAATTCTTACAGATCGATTGGCAAGGGGATTCTTCAATAGAAATAATTAGAAAAATAAACGCCTTAGGCTCCAAATATGGAACTCATTCTTTTTTGGGAGGAAAAAGGGTCAAGATACACAGGGCCAGGAGGATTGAATCAGGGATAAAACATGATCCAGGATATATAAGCGTGAAAGACGATAAGTTAGTTGTATTTTGTAAGGATGCTTCTTCAATATTGATTGAGCAGATACAAATGGAGGGAAAAAATAAAGTTTCGGGCAAAGATTTTATTGCTGGATACTTAGATCTGATTAAGAAAAATGGAAATTTCGAACTTACTATTCAATAA
- the def gene encoding peptide deformylase, translating to MALLKILIFPDPRLRTVAKTVEVVDDSIKKLTQDMLETMYQGSGIGLAATQVNVHKRVIVLDISESKDEPLILINPEIIKIIDPNKKIFSEGCLSVPGFYEELKRPSSVEISYLDIDGKNNLLLANDLLAVVIQHEMDHLDGKMMVDFISNIKREMIRKKLLKAKGL from the coding sequence ATGGCATTATTAAAAATACTAATTTTCCCTGACCCCCGTCTACGTACAGTTGCTAAAACTGTAGAGGTAGTTGACGATTCCATTAAGAAACTTACCCAAGACATGCTAGAAACTATGTATCAAGGATCAGGTATAGGTTTAGCAGCTACTCAGGTCAATGTTCACAAAAGAGTTATTGTTTTGGACATAAGTGAGTCTAAAGACGAGCCATTGATATTAATAAATCCCGAAATAATAAAAATTATTGATCCGAATAAAAAAATATTTTCTGAAGGATGCCTTTCCGTTCCAGGATTTTACGAAGAGCTAAAAAGGCCCAGTTCAGTAGAAATTTCATATCTCGACATTGATGGAAAGAATAATTTACTTTTGGCAAATGACCTTTTGGCAGTAGTGATTCAACATGAAATGGATCACCTTGATGGAAAAATGATGGTTGATTTTATCTCTAACATCAAAAGAGAAATGATTAGAAAAAAGCTCTTAAAAGCTAAAGGACTGTAG
- the purE gene encoding 5-(carboxyamino)imidazole ribonucleotide mutase, which translates to MTVTVSILIGSESDLDLANKCSETLDSLSISNSIQVLSAHRTPSLLETHIRECEAGGTKVFIAMAGLAAHLAGAVASKTVLPVIGVPGDGGPLSGMDALLSTVQMPKGIPVATVAIGSAGAINSAYLAAQMLGMESAEMRAALLKVREDGIQAIKASNKKLESS; encoded by the coding sequence GTGACTGTAACCGTATCAATACTAATAGGGTCCGAATCAGACTTGGACTTAGCAAATAAATGTTCTGAAACTCTGGATTCACTTTCAATTTCAAATTCAATTCAAGTTCTTTCGGCTCATAGAACCCCATCTCTTCTTGAAACTCATATAAGAGAATGTGAAGCAGGCGGTACTAAAGTCTTTATTGCCATGGCCGGATTGGCAGCGCACCTAGCAGGTGCTGTAGCTTCTAAAACAGTTCTCCCTGTCATAGGAGTTCCAGGTGATGGGGGCCCCTTAAGCGGCATGGATGCTCTTTTATCCACCGTACAAATGCCAAAAGGTATTCCGGTAGCAACCGTAGCAATAGGTTCCGCTGGAGCAATTAATTCTGCCTATTTAGCTGCACAAATGTTGGGTATGGAGTCTGCTGAAATGAGAGCAGCATTGTTGAAAGTAAGAGAAGACGGCATACAAGCAATAAAAGCATCAAATAAAAAGCTAGAATCTTCTTAG
- a CDS encoding Sua5/YciO/YrdC/YwlC family protein, translating to MSSLGSVLEHLECGKTIAYPTEGVWGLGCDPQNQDAIENLLKLKARSHEKGLILIASKFEHFLNFAYVEDYKDKLLTKWPGPHTWLVPSKPNLSPLIRGNNEKVALRLSNHEIVCNLCDAFAGPVVSTSANKEGQPTLNGPHEILEYFPEVKVLNGKLGGLEKPSTIQDVVTDIILR from the coding sequence ATGAGCTCTCTTGGCTCTGTTCTTGAACACTTAGAGTGCGGAAAAACGATTGCTTATCCAACAGAAGGAGTGTGGGGCTTGGGATGCGACCCTCAAAATCAGGATGCAATTGAAAATCTATTAAAACTTAAGGCGCGTTCTCACGAAAAGGGCTTAATTTTGATTGCTTCAAAATTTGAGCATTTCCTGAATTTTGCTTACGTAGAAGATTACAAAGATAAACTACTAACTAAATGGCCCGGACCCCATACTTGGTTAGTCCCATCAAAACCAAATTTGAGTCCTCTTATTAGGGGCAACAATGAGAAGGTTGCTTTAAGACTTAGCAATCATGAGATTGTATGTAATTTATGTGATGCTTTTGCTGGACCAGTTGTTTCAACTTCGGCTAATAAAGAAGGGCAACCCACTTTAAATGGACCACATGAGATTTTAGAATATTTTCCTGAAGTTAAAGTGCTAAATGGCAAATTAGGAGGCCTTGAAAAACCTTCTACCATTCAAGATGTCGTCACGGATATAATTCTCAGGTAG
- the aroE gene encoding shikimate dehydrogenase gives MTELKKFAVIGSPIDHSLSPKIHSIFAKELGIEITYEAINVEPMHFDSSVTRLFEEGYAGLNVTLPLKELAFKLADELSDESNLSGSVNTLWKEDGIIHGDSTDGKGLIRDLQEKKINLKNKEIVILGAGGSAKAIIPSLLKEDPQRISIGNRTVSKAEELLESFSSFRNKMNLFQMTDNLNFKPEILINSTSAGIQNQSLELPSDILTKDMCIYDLSYSFEDTPFLKLAKSKGIENYHDGIGMLVHQAALSFKIWTGQTPISSINKAELL, from the coding sequence ATGACAGAATTAAAAAAGTTTGCAGTAATAGGCAGTCCAATCGATCACTCCCTTTCTCCCAAGATACATTCAATTTTTGCAAAAGAATTAGGTATAGAAATTACTTACGAAGCAATAAATGTTGAACCGATGCATTTCGATTCCTCTGTTACTAGACTTTTTGAAGAGGGGTATGCAGGACTAAATGTTACTTTACCGTTAAAAGAATTAGCTTTTAAACTTGCCGATGAATTAAGTGATGAGTCTAATTTGTCCGGATCGGTCAATACCCTTTGGAAAGAAGATGGCATTATTCACGGTGATAGTACAGACGGAAAAGGCCTTATTAGAGACCTTCAAGAAAAGAAAATAAATCTCAAAAATAAGGAGATAGTCATTTTGGGAGCTGGTGGATCCGCAAAAGCGATTATTCCAAGCTTGCTTAAGGAAGATCCACAAAGAATAAGCATCGGTAATAGAACGGTTTCAAAAGCTGAGGAACTCTTAGAGAGCTTTTCCTCTTTCAGAAATAAAATGAATCTTTTTCAAATGACCGATAATTTAAATTTTAAGCCTGAAATTCTTATAAATAGTACTTCTGCGGGAATACAGAATCAAAGTCTTGAATTACCTTCGGATATACTGACAAAAGACATGTGTATTTACGATCTTTCTTATTCTTTTGAAGACACACCTTTTCTAAAGTTAGCGAAGTCTAAGGGTATAGAAAATTACCATGACGGAATAGGGATGTTAGTTCATCAAGCTGCACTAAGCTTTAAAATCTGGACCGGGCAAACGCCTATTTCCAGTATAAATAAAGCCGAGCTTTTATAG
- the coxB gene encoding cytochrome c oxidase subunit II: MAYIRKVFTGFIFVLPLIFSSLIFSESSDYNMPIGVTDVSESIFGLHMLIFWICVVIGVIVFSIMFWSLWKYRKSKGAVAADFDDNFWLEIGWTVAATLVLVWMAVPSTQVMVEAYDDAEGEINILITGHQWKWHYEYLEDEVGFFSNLSTSQEQIDGEVPKGEFYLREVDEPLVIPTNTRVRFLITGNDVIHSWWVPDFAVKQDAIPGFINTAWTNVPEPGIFRGACTELCGIKHAFMPVVVRAVEREEFDAFIAEKVALAEEERMLTSKVWTKDELMARGESFYATNCAACHQANGQGIPPVFPSLVGSQITMFDSNKHIEILMEGVQGSAMAAFGESYSEVDIASVITYTRQAWSNGEKGDGVIVTPQDIVAYKNRIDL; this comes from the coding sequence ATGGCTTATATTAGAAAAGTTTTCACAGGGTTTATCTTTGTATTACCTCTCATATTTTCATCGCTTATTTTTTCCGAAAGTTCAGATTACAACATGCCGATTGGTGTGACTGATGTTAGTGAGAGTATCTTTGGTCTCCACATGCTCATATTTTGGATATGCGTTGTTATTGGAGTAATAGTTTTCTCGATAATGTTCTGGTCCTTATGGAAGTATAGAAAATCCAAAGGAGCAGTTGCTGCAGATTTTGACGATAATTTTTGGTTGGAAATAGGTTGGACTGTAGCTGCAACCCTAGTTCTTGTCTGGATGGCTGTTCCATCTACTCAGGTAATGGTTGAAGCGTATGATGATGCTGAAGGTGAAATAAACATACTTATAACGGGTCATCAGTGGAAATGGCATTATGAATACCTAGAAGATGAGGTCGGTTTTTTCAGCAACTTATCTACTAGCCAAGAGCAAATAGATGGGGAAGTGCCAAAGGGAGAGTTTTACTTAAGAGAGGTTGATGAACCTTTAGTTATTCCAACAAATACGAGAGTTAGATTTTTAATTACTGGAAATGATGTTATCCATTCATGGTGGGTACCTGACTTTGCAGTAAAACAGGACGCAATACCTGGTTTCATAAATACAGCTTGGACAAATGTACCCGAACCAGGAATTTTTAGAGGGGCCTGCACAGAACTCTGTGGTATTAAACATGCTTTCATGCCTGTTGTGGTAAGGGCTGTTGAAAGAGAAGAATTCGATGCATTTATAGCTGAGAAAGTGGCCTTAGCTGAAGAAGAAAGGATGCTTACCTCAAAGGTTTGGACTAAGGACGAGCTTATGGCAAGAGGTGAAAGTTTTTATGCCACAAATTGTGCAGCTTGCCATCAGGCCAATGGACAAGGTATACCGCCAGTATTTCCTTCTTTAGTGGGCAGCCAAATTACTATGTTTGACAGCAATAAACACATTGAAATATTAATGGAAGGAGTGCAAGGGTCGGCAATGGCAGCCTTTGGGGAATCATATAGTGAAGTAGATATAGCCTCAGTTATAACTTACACAAGACAAGCTTGGTCTAATGGCGAAAAAGGAGATGGTGTTATTGTTACTCCACAAGATATCGTCGCATACAAAAATAGAATTGATTTATAA
- the ctaD gene encoding cytochrome c oxidase subunit I — MSTVVESHDHGHHGPAKGLSRWLFTTNHKDIGTLYLWFSFIMLFIGGAMAMVIRAELFQPGLQIVQPEFFNQMTTNHGLIMVFGVIMPAFVGLANWMLPMQIGAPDMALPRLNNLSFWLLPMAFGILISTLFMPEGGPNFGWTFYAPLSTTYAPSTVNFFIFSVHIMGVSSILGSINIITTIFNMRAPGMTLMKMPLFVWSWLITAYLLIAVMPVLAGVVTMMLMDINFGTSFFNAAGGGDPVLFQHVFWFFGHPEVYIMILPAFGIVSHIIETFSRKPIFGYSSMVYAMASIAILSFVVWAHHMFTVGMPLAGELFFMYSTMLIAIPTGVKVFNWVATMFRGSITFETPMLFSIAFVALFTIGGFSGLMLAIVPADFQYHDTYFVVAHFHYVLVPGALFGIIAAAYYWLPKWTGNMYDETLGKLHFWLTFISVNVTFFPMHFVGLAGMPRRYPDYALQFADFNALISVGAFMFGLTQLLFLFIVIKTIRSGKQAKPEVWEGAGDLGLEWTLSSPPPYHSFTVQPQVK; from the coding sequence ATGAGTACAGTAGTAGAATCACACGACCACGGACATCACGGTCCGGCAAAAGGCCTTTCTAGATGGCTTTTTACAACAAATCATAAAGATATAGGTACTTTGTATTTATGGTTTAGCTTTATCATGCTCTTTATTGGCGGTGCCATGGCAATGGTAATAAGAGCTGAGCTTTTTCAACCAGGACTGCAGATAGTTCAGCCTGAATTCTTTAATCAAATGACCACTAACCATGGTCTGATAATGGTTTTTGGCGTAATCATGCCAGCTTTTGTAGGACTTGCTAACTGGATGTTGCCTATGCAAATAGGAGCACCTGATATGGCTTTACCAAGATTAAACAATTTGAGTTTTTGGTTGTTGCCAATGGCTTTCGGTATATTAATTTCAACCTTGTTTATGCCTGAAGGTGGACCAAACTTTGGATGGACTTTCTATGCACCTCTTTCAACAACTTATGCTCCCTCTACCGTTAACTTTTTTATTTTTTCAGTTCACATAATGGGCGTGTCATCGATATTAGGCTCGATAAACATCATTACAACTATCTTCAATATGAGAGCGCCTGGAATGACTTTAATGAAAATGCCTCTTTTTGTTTGGAGCTGGTTAATAACAGCTTATTTGCTAATAGCGGTTATGCCAGTTTTAGCAGGTGTTGTAACCATGATGTTGATGGATATAAATTTTGGTACAAGTTTCTTTAATGCTGCCGGCGGTGGTGATCCAGTTTTATTTCAACATGTCTTTTGGTTCTTTGGTCATCCAGAAGTCTATATCATGATCTTACCAGCTTTTGGTATTGTTTCTCATATCATTGAGACCTTCTCTAGAAAGCCAATTTTTGGATACTCTTCTATGGTATATGCCATGGCTTCAATAGCCATTTTATCTTTCGTTGTCTGGGCTCACCATATGTTTACAGTCGGTATGCCTCTAGCAGGAGAGTTATTCTTCATGTACTCAACAATGCTAATTGCTATTCCTACCGGTGTGAAAGTTTTCAATTGGGTTGCAACAATGTTTAGAGGCTCAATTACATTTGAAACACCAATGTTATTCTCAATTGCTTTTGTGGCTTTATTTACAATTGGCGGATTCTCAGGATTAATGCTTGCAATAGTACCTGCAGACTTCCAGTATCATGATACTTACTTTGTAGTAGCACACTTTCACTATGTTCTAGTGCCGGGCGCACTATTTGGAATAATAGCAGCTGCATACTACTGGCTACCTAAGTGGACAGGAAATATGTACGACGAGACTCTTGGAAAATTACATTTTTGGCTAACATTTATATCTGTAAATGTTACTTTCTTCCCAATGCATTTTGTTGGATTAGCTGGAATGCCTAGACGATATCCTGACTATGCACTGCAGTTTGCAGACTTCAATGCTTTAATAAGTGTTGGCGCCTTTATGTTTGGCTTAACTCAGCTTTTATTCTTATTTATTGTTATTAAAACAATCAGATCAGGTAAACAAGCCAAGCCTGAGGTTTGGGAAGGTGCAGGAGATTTAGGTCTGGAGTGGACGTTAAGCTCACCTCCTCCTTATCACTCTTTTACAGTTCAACCGCAAGTAAAATAG
- a CDS encoding cytochrome c oxidase assembly protein — protein MEATKTLRNLIGIVVGMFAFGWLLVPMYDVFCEITGLNGKVTGPSSLSQESLAITEQRELLVQFMTHNNESMPWFFDSEKSQMRVITGNQYEATFVFHNTTAKEMVGQVIPSVSPGRGAEYFHKTECFCFERQVLAAGERIELPVRFIIDPALPEEIGSLSLGYTLFDITDRVQPEKEIAKL, from the coding sequence TTGGAAGCAACAAAAACATTACGTAATCTAATAGGTATCGTCGTAGGTATGTTTGCCTTCGGTTGGTTGCTCGTCCCCATGTATGACGTGTTTTGTGAGATTACTGGATTGAATGGAAAGGTAACTGGCCCGAGTTCTTTGAGTCAAGAATCACTTGCAATCACTGAACAGAGAGAACTCCTAGTTCAGTTTATGACACATAACAACGAATCTATGCCTTGGTTCTTTGATTCAGAAAAATCTCAGATGAGAGTCATCACTGGAAATCAATATGAAGCTACTTTTGTTTTCCACAACACAACCGCAAAAGAGATGGTTGGGCAGGTAATTCCGAGTGTTTCACCGGGTAGAGGCGCTGAGTATTTCCATAAAACTGAATGTTTTTGTTTTGAGAGACAAGTTTTAGCTGCAGGAGAAAGAATCGAACTGCCTGTAAGGTTTATAATCGATCCTGCCCTGCCTGAAGAAATAGGATCTTTGAGCCTAGGCTACACACTATTTGATATAACAGACAGAGTGCAACCGGAAAAAGAAATAGCTAAATTATAA